A genomic region of Arachis hypogaea cultivar Tifrunner chromosome 5, arahy.Tifrunner.gnm2.J5K5, whole genome shotgun sequence contains the following coding sequences:
- the LOC112800031 gene encoding inositol-tetrakisphosphate 1-kinase 1-like: protein MAEGEERGGEGKKRFRIGYALAPKKQQSFIRDSLVSLARSRGIDLVRVDTNLPLSEQGPFDCLLHKLYGDDWKRQLREFAAANPNAAVLDSPEAIERLHNRISMLQVVSELRIECRCSGETFGIPKQIVIYDKETLFDRQAWETLKFPVIAKPLVADGSAKSHKMALVFSHDGLNKLKPPIVLQEFVNHGGVIFKVYVVGERVRCVKRKSLPDVSEEKKVSDEVLSFSQVSNLAANQTIDDSYYEMMHLGDTEMPPLSFVTDIARGLRKVMKLNLFNFDVIRDSRYGNRYLIIDINYFPGYAKMPGYEAVLTDFFCDVLCKKTEEDGTAGAIAEESAGSERCWQGCDDSRSIVSGSFCGDGDEGNLQVSSLGMEEKESSVQV from the coding sequence ATGGCGGAAGGAGAAGAACGaggaggagaagggaagaagagattcCGCATAGGTTACGCGCTCGCACCGAAGAAGCAGCAGAGCTTCATCCGCGACTCGCTCGTTTCCCTCGCCCGCTCGCGCGGTATCGACCTCGTAAGGGTCGACACAAATCTACCATTGTCAGAGCAGGGTCCATTCGATTGCCTCCTCCACAAGCTATACGGCGACGACTGGAAGCGCCAGCTGAGGGAATTTGCGGCGGCGAACCCTAATGCGGCGGTTCTTGACTCGCCGGAGGCGATCGAGCGGCTCCACAACCGGATTTCGATGCTGCAGGTGGTTTCGGAGCTGAGAATCGAGTGCCGCTGCAGCGGTGAGACATTTGGAATCCCGAAGCAGATCGTGATCTACGACAAAGAAACACTGTTCGACCGGCAGGCGTGGGAGACGCTGAAGTTTCCGGTGATCGCTAAGCCGCTCGTCGCCGACGGCAGCGCCAAGTCGCACAAGATGGCGTTGGTGTTCAGCCACGATGGCCTCAACAAGCTGAAGCCACCGATCGTTCTGCAGGAGTTCGTTAACCACGGCGGCGTCATCTTCAAGGTGTATGTTGTCGGCGAGCGCGTGAGATGCGTGAAGAGGAAGTCCCTCCCCGACGTCTCCGAAGAGAAGAAGGTCTCGGACGAGGTCCTCTCGTTCTCTCAGGTGTCGAATTTGGCGGCGAACCAGACTATTGATGACAGTTACTACGAGATGATGCATTTGGGTGATACCGAGATGCCGCCGTTGAGCTTTGTCACGGACATTGCTCggggattgaggaaggtgatgaagcTGAACCTCTTTAATTTTGATGTCATTAGGGATTCCCGGTATGGGAATCGGTACCTTATCATTGACATCAATTACTTCCCAGGGTATGCAAAAATGCCTGGCTATGAGGCTGTCTTGACAGATTTTTTCTGTGATGTGTTGTGCAAGAAAACCGAAGAGGATGGCACAGCGGGTGCCATTGCGGAGGAAAGTGCCGGTTCGGAGAGGTGTTGGCAGGGTTGTGATGATTCAAGGTCCATTGTGAGCGGTAGTTTTTGTGGAGATGGGGATGAGGGTAACCTTCAAGTTTCAAGTCTTGGCATGGAAGAGAAAGAGAGTTCTGTTCAAGTATga